One segment of Candidatus Woesearchaeota archaeon DNA contains the following:
- a CDS encoding nucleotidyltransferase domain-containing protein, with the protein MIQIKVNYLYEALLLLLKKEMHQRELAKELKTSLTRVQSILEELRKINVLDYKVTGKNHVYFIKKNLMSKFFILNAENYKLIKIFLKYPELEPIFQDIIKKSNCSLIILFGSYAKGNPKKDSDIDIYIDTNNQKVREKIQKTSDLISVKVGKFNANDLLIKEIIKNHAIIKGGEEYYEKNGFFE; encoded by the coding sequence ATGATACAAATAAAAGTCAATTATCTTTACGAAGCATTATTGTTACTTTTGAAAAAAGAAATGCATCAAAGAGAATTAGCAAAGGAATTAAAGACCTCCTTGACAAGAGTACAGTCCATACTTGAAGAATTAAGAAAAATTAATGTTTTAGACTACAAGGTTACTGGAAAAAATCATGTTTATTTTATCAAAAAAAACTTAATGTCAAAATTCTTCATATTAAACGCTGAAAATTATAAACTCATAAAAATATTTCTAAAATATCCTGAGCTTGAACCTATTTTTCAAGACATTATTAAAAAAAGCAATTGCAGTTTAATTATTCTTTTTGGAAGCTATGCAAAAGGAAATCCAAAAAAAGACAGCGACATTGACATTTATATTGATACAAATAATCAAAAAGTCAGAGAAAAGATCCAAAAGACCTCTGATTTAATAAGTGTGAAGGTTGGAAAATTTAATGCAAATGATTTATTAATCAAAGAAATAATAAAAAATCATGCAATAATTAAAGGGGGAGAAGAGTATTATGAAAAAAACGGATTTTTTGAGTAA